In Microbacterium enclense, one genomic interval encodes:
- a CDS encoding cupin gives MTLLTVWKDTDPTSPVLETTDETEIRDALAELGARFSRWEIRDVPSGASQDEVLALYADEIGEVKQREGYTLVDVVALDPAQENYDEVKTPSRQKFLSEHQHDDDEDRYFAKGAGVFYLHANEKVHAVYCEAGDLISVPANTTHWFDMGTAPHYVSVRFFHDDDGWVGHFTGSPIAESFATFDQLAERRAQLA, from the coding sequence GTGACGCTCCTGACCGTCTGGAAAGACACCGACCCGACCAGCCCCGTCCTCGAGACCACCGACGAGACCGAGATCCGCGACGCGCTCGCCGAGCTCGGCGCGCGCTTCTCACGCTGGGAGATCCGCGACGTGCCCTCCGGCGCCTCGCAGGACGAGGTCCTGGCGCTGTACGCCGACGAGATCGGCGAGGTCAAGCAGCGCGAGGGGTACACGCTGGTCGACGTGGTCGCCCTCGACCCCGCCCAGGAGAACTACGACGAGGTGAAGACCCCCTCGCGGCAGAAGTTCCTGTCGGAGCACCAGCACGACGACGACGAGGACCGCTACTTCGCCAAGGGCGCCGGCGTGTTCTACCTGCACGCGAACGAGAAGGTGCACGCCGTCTACTGCGAGGCGGGCGACCTCATCTCGGTGCCGGCCAACACCACGCACTGGTTCGACATGGGCACCGCTCCCCACTACGTGAGCGTGCGCTTCTTCCACGACGACGACGGCTGGGTCGGCCACTTCACGGGCAGCCCCATCGCCGAGTCGTTCGCGACCTTCGACCAGCTCGCCGAGCGCCGCGCGCAGCTGGCCTGA